One part of the Hydrogenobacter sp. T-2 genome encodes these proteins:
- a CDS encoding SCP2 sterol-binding domain-containing protein has translation MRKLYFLLLSFSGVVLSAPVFMDGEYAKALCEAWNKTPQLSEQLGKSESWVAVPERKLFLYREDCGDAKQIQLTIKNEGGKAVCVYGGPAKDKRGKDDFLMYAETKRWLEMGRKEYGPMRAMMLGRLKFEGPRGVAMKNMGPFEAFLDMVDDPPHNASRCP, from the coding sequence ATGAGAAAGCTCTATTTTCTACTGCTAAGTTTTAGCGGTGTTGTACTGTCCGCACCTGTTTTTATGGACGGAGAGTATGCAAAGGCATTGTGTGAAGCATGGAATAAAACGCCTCAACTTTCTGAGCAATTGGGAAAAAGTGAAAGCTGGGTTGCAGTTCCTGAGAGGAAGCTATTCCTTTACAGGGAAGACTGCGGGGATGCCAAGCAAATACAACTCACAATAAAAAATGAGGGAGGTAAGGCGGTTTGCGTTTACGGAGGACCTGCAAAGGACAAAAGGGGCAAGGATGACTTTCTTATGTATGCGGAGACAAAAAGATGGTTAGAGATGGGAAGAAAGGAATACGGACCTATGAGGGCAATGATGTTAGGAAGGCTCAAGTTTGAAGGACCGAGAGGTGTCGCCATGAAAAACATGGGACCCTTTGAAGCCTTTCTTGATATGGTGGATGATCCACCACACAATGCAAGCAGGTGTCCCTAA
- the truA gene encoding tRNA pseudouridine(38-40) synthase TruA, with product MPNYVLLLSFVGTNFHGWQVQPNLRTVQGVLKEVLEKIFQHPIKLTGCCRTDAGVHAVEYVANFPTESFFDTETLLKALNSLLPEDVGIKKVWTQEGFNARYHVKGKVYLYRILNTHARDPFLEPFCWRIPYKLDFERMASIVGLFQGLHDFSAFAKLEEEKETRIHVQEASLIGKGDLIEFRIKARNFLRYMVRRIVGSLVYVGLGKLEPKDIEEFLSGKGKCPYTAKAKGLTLEKVLL from the coding sequence ATGCCTAACTACGTTTTGCTCCTTTCTTTTGTAGGGACAAACTTTCATGGCTGGCAGGTTCAACCTAATTTGAGGACGGTTCAAGGAGTGTTAAAAGAGGTCTTGGAGAAGATATTCCAGCACCCAATCAAACTAACAGGCTGTTGTAGGACTGACGCTGGCGTGCATGCGGTGGAGTATGTGGCTAATTTTCCAACGGAGAGTTTTTTTGACACGGAAACCCTTCTAAAGGCTTTAAATTCACTACTACCAGAGGATGTGGGTATAAAGAAGGTTTGGACACAAGAGGGCTTTAATGCCCGTTATCATGTAAAGGGTAAGGTTTACCTGTATAGAATTCTAAACACCCATGCAAGAGACCCTTTTCTTGAACCCTTCTGCTGGAGAATTCCCTACAAACTTGACTTTGAAAGGATGGCATCCATAGTTGGTCTCTTTCAAGGACTTCATGACTTTTCCGCCTTTGCTAAACTTGAAGAAGAAAAGGAAACTCGCATACACGTTCAAGAGGCAAGTCTAATAGGAAAGGGAGACCTTATAGAGTTTAGAATAAAGGCAAGAAACTTCCTTAGGTATATGGTTAGAAGAATTGTGGGAAGTCTTGTATATGTGGGACTTGGAAAACTTGAACCAAAGGACATAGAAGAGTTCTTAAGTGGAAAGGGCAAGTGCCCCTACACCGCAAAGGCTAAGGGCCTTACCCTTGAGAAGGTATTACTTTAG
- a CDS encoding phosphoribosylanthranilate isomerase, whose product MVKIKLCGFTREEDIKKALSLRVDYLGIILYSKSPRYVEMCRAVKLLEAVKGSKSVAVMVNPTLEEAKEALEMGFDLIQLHGEESLDFAMEIGIERVIKAFRSCLGLKVQEEWKEAHAVLLDACSESYGGSGKRSDWSTAKGLVERGFRVILAGGLNSESVRDAIRTVKPFGVDVSSSIEVIPGIKDHKKMEEFVHAVKNALGD is encoded by the coding sequence ATGGTAAAAATAAAACTCTGCGGTTTTACAAGGGAAGAGGACATAAAAAAAGCGTTAAGCCTAAGGGTGGATTACTTAGGCATAATACTCTATTCCAAAAGTCCAAGGTATGTGGAGATGTGTAGGGCTGTGAAACTTCTTGAGGCTGTAAAGGGTTCCAAAAGTGTGGCGGTTATGGTAAACCCTACCCTGGAGGAGGCAAAAGAGGCTTTAGAGATGGGCTTTGACCTTATTCAACTTCATGGAGAGGAGAGCCTGGACTTTGCCATGGAAATTGGCATAGAAAGGGTCATAAAAGCCTTTAGGAGCTGTCTGGGGCTCAAGGTTCAAGAGGAGTGGAAAGAGGCACATGCGGTGCTTCTTGATGCTTGCTCAGAATCCTATGGTGGAAGTGGCAAGAGGTCTGATTGGAGCACTGCAAAGGGGCTCGTGGAAAGAGGCTTTAGGGTAATTCTCGCAGGTGGTTTGAATTCTGAAAGCGTTAGGGATGCTATAAGAACTGTAAAACCCTTTGGTGTTGATGTTTCCTCCAGCATAGAGGTAATCCCTGGCATAAAAGACCATAAAAAAATGGAGGAGTTTGTCCATGCAGTTAAGAACGCACTTGGAGATTGA
- a CDS encoding DNA adenine methylase: protein MINPVKSPLRYPGGKSKAVNFLSKFVPNFREFREPMCGGASMTLYFAQIKPDAKYIMGDINYDLYCFWKTLKEMPEKLIKEIRLIKSSFLDGRRLFEELMGRRERLNSCFERAVDFYVLNRITFSGTVDCGGYSESAFRKRFTESSIERLFEVSRVLKKVEVVWGDYEELLTAKGEDVFVFLDPPYFSAQSSKLYGKRGTLHVSFNHERLAELVKDCKHKVMITYDNSPYIRELYKNFYLLGWKLKYGMTNYGRSYLREGDELLITNYPLDSFLSSLKRQHLLFQKVAKYYA, encoded by the coding sequence ATGATAAATCCTGTTAAATCTCCTCTTAGATACCCCGGAGGCAAGTCAAAAGCGGTAAATTTCTTATCCAAATTCGTGCCTAACTTTAGGGAATTTAGAGAGCCTATGTGTGGTGGAGCAAGCATGACCTTGTATTTTGCTCAGATAAAGCCAGATGCGAAATACATAATGGGTGATATAAACTATGACTTGTATTGCTTTTGGAAAACGCTTAAGGAAATGCCAGAAAAGCTCATAAAGGAAATCAGGCTTATAAAATCCTCTTTTCTTGATGGTAGAAGGCTCTTTGAGGAGCTTATGGGACGAAGAGAAAGGCTAAATAGCTGTTTTGAACGTGCAGTTGACTTTTATGTGCTTAATAGAATAACCTTTTCTGGAACGGTAGATTGTGGAGGTTATTCAGAGTCTGCTTTTAGGAAGCGATTTACAGAAAGCTCTATTGAAAGGCTTTTTGAAGTTAGCAGAGTTTTGAAGAAAGTTGAAGTGGTTTGGGGTGATTACGAAGAGCTTCTTACAGCGAAAGGAGAAGATGTATTTGTATTTCTTGACCCACCTTACTTTTCCGCACAATCTTCTAAGCTGTATGGGAAGAGAGGCACTCTTCACGTTAGCTTTAACCATGAAAGACTTGCAGAGCTCGTGAAGGATTGTAAACACAAGGTTATGATAACTTACGACAACAGCCCATATATAAGGGAACTGTATAAAAACTTTTACTTGCTGGGATGGAAGCTAAAGTATGGCATGACAAACTATGGAAGAAGCTATCTTAGAGAAGGAGACGAGCTTTTGATAACTAACTATCCTCTTGACAGCTTTCTTAGCAGTCTAAAAAGACAGCACCTTCTTTTTCAGAAGGTGGCAAAATATTACGCATGA
- the argB gene encoding acetylglutamate kinase translates to MIEQYIEKAKTLQSALPYIREFYGKTFVIKYGGSAMTEESLRESFARDVVLLRYVGIRVVVVHGGGPQISQTLERFGVKAHFVGGMRRTDEDTIHIVEMVLSGDINKDIVALINMHSGQNIYAVGLSGRDGQLIRAKKLDKEKYFTELGLEVPEEDIGFVGEVESVNTELLHALMEKGYIPVIAPIGVGKRGEAYNINADLVASEVAKALKAEKLIFLTDTEGVKDAQGKLIPTLNKDKVYELIQQSVIKGGMLPKIKSAIKALQSGVRKVHIIDGRVPHSILLEVFTEEGIGTEIVE, encoded by the coding sequence ATGATAGAGCAGTATATAGAAAAGGCTAAGACTCTGCAGTCCGCTCTCCCTTACATAAGGGAGTTCTACGGTAAGACCTTTGTTATAAAGTATGGTGGCTCGGCTATGACAGAGGAAAGCCTAAGAGAGAGCTTTGCAAGGGATGTGGTGCTTCTGAGGTATGTGGGTATAAGGGTTGTGGTGGTTCATGGAGGTGGTCCTCAAATAAGCCAGACCCTTGAGAGGTTTGGGGTAAAAGCTCATTTCGTAGGCGGAATGAGAAGGACTGACGAGGATACCATTCATATAGTTGAAATGGTTTTATCCGGTGATATAAACAAGGACATAGTGGCGCTTATAAACATGCATAGCGGTCAGAATATATATGCGGTGGGTCTCTCTGGCAGGGATGGGCAACTTATAAGGGCTAAGAAATTGGATAAGGAAAAATACTTCACAGAGCTTGGTCTTGAAGTGCCAGAGGAAGATATAGGCTTTGTGGGTGAAGTGGAAAGTGTAAACACAGAGCTACTCCATGCACTTATGGAAAAGGGTTATATACCAGTTATAGCTCCTATAGGTGTAGGCAAAAGGGGAGAGGCTTACAACATAAATGCGGACTTAGTAGCTTCAGAGGTTGCAAAAGCACTCAAGGCGGAAAAGCTAATTTTTCTAACAGACACAGAAGGTGTAAAGGATGCTCAAGGAAAGCTCATACCAACGCTTAACAAGGACAAAGTTTACGAGCTTATACAGCAAAGCGTTATAAAAGGAGGCATGCTACCAAAGATAAAGAGTGCTATAAAGGCACTGCAATCTGGTGTTAGGAAAGTCCATATAATTGATGGTAGAGTTCCTCATTCCATACTTTTAGAGGTCTTCACTGAAGAAGGTATAGGGACGGAGATAGTGGAATAA
- a CDS encoding riboflavin synthase: MFTGLVERVGRVEVLKGGRLVLDAGFEDVVLGESIAVNGVCLTVVKIDRNILEFDLSEETLSRSNLRSLKRGDYVNLERALRLSDRLGGHILQGHVDFTSPIVKLQRIGEHWSLIIEIKPGYETYFVEKGSVGIDGISLTINKVDRQYIHINVIPHTYQNTNLRFRKLGDMVNVEVDIIGKYVMNYLQRLKGGNLQNLLDNLL; the protein is encoded by the coding sequence ATGTTTACGGGTCTTGTGGAGAGAGTGGGTAGGGTAGAGGTTCTAAAGGGAGGAAGGCTTGTTTTAGATGCAGGCTTTGAGGATGTGGTGCTTGGAGAGAGTATAGCGGTCAACGGCGTATGTCTTACGGTGGTAAAGATTGACCGCAATATTTTGGAGTTTGACCTATCTGAAGAAACACTAAGCAGGAGCAATCTGAGGTCTTTAAAAAGAGGAGATTATGTAAACTTGGAAAGGGCTCTTAGACTATCTGACAGGCTCGGTGGGCATATCTTGCAAGGGCATGTGGACTTTACATCTCCCATAGTTAAACTGCAAAGAATTGGAGAACACTGGTCTTTAATTATTGAAATAAAACCCGGTTACGAAACGTATTTTGTAGAAAAGGGGTCTGTAGGCATAGACGGTATAAGCCTTACCATAAACAAAGTTGATAGACAATACATACACATAAATGTTATACCGCATACCTATCAAAATACCAACTTGAGGTTTAGAAAATTAGGAGATATGGTAAACGTAGAGGTGGATATAATAGGCAAGTATGTAATGAACTACCTTCAAAGACTCAAAGGTGGTAATTTGCAGAACCTTTTGGATAACCTATTATAA
- a CDS encoding dihydroorotate dehydrogenase electron transfer subunit, which translates to MKDLLCKVMENRNVRGRLFILELHAPEIAKSVKAGQFVMLRVSKSLDPMGRRAFAVADVRGENILIFYDLLGRGTRLLSKIKEGEEIWTFGPLGKGLFSEEGEKHLLLGGGVGLAGLSLWGKELRAKGKKVVFVYAGRSEEHLGMEEWLKEEGFEYILYTEDGSIGRKGLITEVLKDFDSSWIVHACGPKGMLRALKNLNSGHRMYFSLESRMACGWGVCLGCVVKTPEGYKRVCYEGPVLPAEEVLF; encoded by the coding sequence ATGAAGGACTTGCTCTGCAAAGTGATGGAAAATCGCAATGTAAGGGGAAGATTGTTTATTCTTGAGCTCCATGCACCAGAAATCGCAAAGTCCGTTAAGGCTGGGCAGTTTGTGATGCTTAGGGTTTCTAAGAGCCTTGACCCTATGGGAAGGAGAGCCTTTGCGGTTGCAGATGTAAGGGGTGAAAATATCCTTATCTTCTACGACCTCTTAGGGAGAGGGACAAGGCTGTTGTCTAAAATAAAGGAGGGAGAAGAGATTTGGACCTTTGGTCCTCTTGGTAAAGGGCTTTTCTCTGAAGAAGGCGAAAAGCATCTACTTCTTGGTGGTGGTGTGGGGCTTGCAGGGCTTAGCCTATGGGGCAAGGAGCTTAGAGCAAAGGGCAAAAAGGTTGTCTTTGTTTATGCGGGCAGATCTGAGGAGCATTTGGGTATGGAAGAGTGGCTAAAGGAAGAGGGCTTTGAATACATACTCTACACAGAGGATGGAAGCATTGGCAGGAAGGGTCTTATAACGGAGGTGCTAAAGGACTTTGACAGCTCTTGGATTGTCCATGCTTGCGGACCAAAGGGCATGCTGAGAGCTTTGAAGAATTTAAACAGTGGACATAGAATGTATTTTTCTCTTGAAAGTAGGATGGCATGTGGATGGGGTGTGTGTCTTGGATGTGTGGTGAAAACTCCTGAAGGCTACAAAAGAGTTTGCTACGAGGGTCCAGTTTTACCTGCGGAGGAGGTGCTTTTCTGA
- a CDS encoding MTH1187 family thiamine-binding protein — MSVLVFVSMTPLGKGESVSEYVARVVDIVDRSGLPYVLTPMGTIIEGETWDEVMSVLKEGFEALKKDCPRISITMKIDYREGKSGRIFSKVKSVEEKIGREIKKTS, encoded by the coding sequence ATGAGTGTGCTGGTCTTTGTGAGTATGACACCCTTGGGTAAAGGGGAGAGCGTCAGCGAGTATGTGGCAAGGGTTGTAGATATAGTAGACAGGTCTGGACTGCCCTATGTGCTTACTCCTATGGGGACCATAATAGAGGGAGAAACATGGGATGAGGTCATGTCTGTTTTGAAAGAGGGCTTTGAAGCTCTAAAAAAAGACTGTCCTCGCATATCCATAACTATGAAGATAGACTACAGGGAAGGAAAGTCTGGAAGAATTTTCAGCAAGGTAAAATCCGTAGAGGAAAAGATTGGAAGGGAAATAAAGAAAACAAGTTAG
- the htpX gene encoding zinc metalloprotease HtpX: MGYAIRSVILLGVLTGLFLFVGNLIGGRVGMTIALVLAGIMNFLAYWFSDKIVLKMYGAREIPYEEAPWLHRMVEELAQRANIPKPKVYLVPMEQPNAFATGRGPSNGAVAVTSGILRLLNERELRGVLAHEIGHIKNRDVLVATMAATIAGAISYLVSMLQWALIFGHSRDGENNNNPLSLIASIAMIIITPIIATIIQMAISRSREYMADETGARISGDPLALASALEKIHNYVHQIPAEVNQGTAHLFIENPLSGQGIWELFSTHPSTEKRIARLKEFARQMGVFAY, encoded by the coding sequence ATGGGCTACGCAATAAGGAGTGTTATACTGCTTGGAGTTTTGACGGGTCTTTTCCTGTTCGTAGGTAATCTGATAGGTGGTAGGGTTGGAATGACTATCGCCCTCGTGTTGGCAGGAATTATGAACTTCCTCGCCTATTGGTTTTCTGACAAGATAGTGCTTAAGATGTATGGTGCAAGGGAGATACCCTACGAGGAGGCTCCATGGCTTCACAGGATGGTGGAAGAGCTCGCCCAGAGGGCAAATATACCAAAACCCAAAGTATACCTTGTCCCTATGGAACAGCCCAACGCCTTTGCTACAGGAAGAGGACCTTCTAACGGTGCGGTGGCGGTCACTTCTGGCATACTCAGGCTCTTGAACGAAAGGGAACTAAGAGGCGTGCTCGCTCACGAGATCGGACATATAAAAAACAGAGATGTTTTGGTTGCCACCATGGCAGCAACTATAGCGGGTGCCATATCTTACCTTGTAAGCATGCTACAATGGGCTCTCATATTTGGACACTCAAGGGACGGTGAGAATAACAACAATCCTCTTTCTCTTATAGCAAGCATAGCCATGATAATTATAACACCCATAATAGCCACCATTATCCAAATGGCTATATCTCGCTCAAGGGAATATATGGCGGACGAAACTGGTGCAAGGATCTCTGGAGACCCTCTTGCCCTTGCCAGTGCCCTTGAGAAGATACACAACTACGTGCATCAAATACCAGCGGAAGTCAACCAAGGAACTGCCCACCTTTTCATAGAGAACCCCCTTTCTGGTCAAGGTATATGGGAGCTTTTCTCCACACACCCATCTACAGAAAAGAGAATTGCAAGGCTCAAGGAGTTTGCAAGGCAGATGGGGGTATTTGCATACTAA
- a CDS encoding PaaI family thioesterase, whose translation MQLRTHLEIDTSLSGEIIELSEGSAVLKLKTDRRMVADEKGLVHGGFIFSLADFCAMATVNEPTVVLAQASIKFLKPVVVGDELIAEGRLIKAEGKKRWVFVEVKRGEEKVAEGEFLCVVPEKHVLS comes from the coding sequence ATGCAGTTAAGAACGCACTTGGAGATTGACACAAGCCTTAGCGGTGAGATTATTGAACTTTCTGAAGGCTCTGCGGTGCTTAAGCTAAAGACAGACCGTAGGATGGTGGCGGATGAGAAGGGTCTTGTGCATGGAGGCTTTATCTTTTCTCTTGCGGACTTTTGTGCTATGGCAACGGTAAACGAGCCAACGGTGGTATTAGCACAGGCAAGTATAAAGTTTTTAAAGCCAGTGGTGGTAGGAGATGAGCTTATAGCGGAGGGAAGGCTCATAAAGGCGGAGGGTAAAAAGCGATGGGTTTTTGTGGAGGTTAAAAGAGGAGAAGAGAAGGTCGCAGAGGGGGAGTTCCTCTGCGTAGTTCCAGAAAAACACGTGCTATCTTAG
- a CDS encoding ABC transporter permease: MRLAFPLTIIGFFLFLAVFADFIAPYPYDLQNRTAPFHPPTRIHLFKDGSLTFPYVHSHRMTDPLFKVYEEDKNVACKLRFFGKTEYGYKLLSVEEPCHIYLLGTDKLGRDIFSRLVYGSRVSLTIGLVGVSITFLLGSLIGGISGYFGGKVDTLIMRLVEVLLAIPTFYLMLSLRSVFPLTMESFHVFLMVIFILSFLGWAGLARVVRGMVLSIREKEFVQSAKTYGAGTLRILRVHILPNAYYYLIVSATLSFPGYILAEASLSFLGLGIQEPFPSWGNMLSDARNVNLVVAHPWILSPGIALFLLVIAFNLLGDNLLRSGKK, from the coding sequence GTGAGGCTTGCCTTTCCTCTAACCATAATAGGCTTTTTCCTCTTTCTTGCAGTCTTTGCGGACTTTATTGCACCCTATCCTTACGACCTTCAAAACAGAACCGCACCCTTCCATCCTCCCACAAGGATACACCTATTCAAAGATGGAAGTCTTACCTTTCCCTACGTGCACTCTCACAGAATGACAGACCCTCTCTTTAAGGTATACGAGGAAGACAAAAATGTTGCCTGCAAGCTAAGATTTTTCGGAAAAACAGAATACGGATATAAACTCCTCTCTGTGGAAGAGCCATGCCATATATACCTCTTAGGCACGGACAAGCTGGGTAGAGACATTTTCAGTAGGCTTGTATACGGCTCAAGAGTTTCCTTGACAATAGGTCTTGTGGGCGTAAGCATAACCTTCCTTCTTGGCAGTCTAATAGGTGGCATTTCTGGATACTTTGGCGGAAAAGTGGACACTCTTATAATGAGGCTTGTTGAGGTGCTTTTGGCAATACCTACCTTCTATCTTATGCTCTCCCTTAGGTCTGTTTTCCCTCTCACTATGGAGAGCTTTCATGTTTTTCTGATGGTTATTTTTATCCTTTCCTTTCTTGGATGGGCTGGGCTTGCAAGGGTTGTAAGGGGTATGGTGCTCTCCATAAGGGAGAAGGAGTTTGTCCAATCCGCAAAGACTTATGGTGCTGGCACGCTTAGGATATTAAGAGTCCACATCTTGCCAAATGCCTACTACTATCTTATAGTTTCCGCAACTCTTTCTTTCCCGGGATACATACTGGCGGAAGCCTCTTTGAGCTTTCTGGGTTTGGGCATTCAAGAACCTTTTCCCAGCTGGGGCAACATGCTCTCTGATGCGAGAAATGTAAATCTTGTGGTCGCACATCCATGGATACTCTCTCCAGGTATTGCACTTTTTCTCCTTGTCATAGCCTTTAACCTTCTTGGAGATAATCTCCTAAGGAGTGGCAAAAAATGA
- a CDS encoding PhoH family protein — MTERVEERLDLGSFDEKFYAIVGRGDENLKYFSQLFDVKISAKGTEILIRGEEDRVRAVYDFLKDIIKELRTSTLTPQEVKERARNYVRLKLEREETPREEIILITHRKKAILPKTHTQNIYVDAIRNNDIVFGIGPAGTGKTYLAMAMALAHLKANKVNKIILTRPAVEAGEKLGFLPGGIAEKVDPYLRPLYDALYDMVDYDKASYMLERNIIEIAPLAFMRGRTLNDAFIILDEAQNSTKEQMKMFLTRIGFGSKVVITGDITQIDLPKREQSGLVEAIKVLQGIEGISFVWFKDEDVVRHPIVARIIKAYEEFERAKEEQGFSKEGEGKGKD; from the coding sequence ATGACAGAAAGAGTAGAGGAAAGGCTTGACCTTGGAAGCTTTGATGAGAAGTTCTACGCCATAGTTGGAAGAGGAGACGAAAACCTCAAGTATTTTTCACAGCTCTTTGATGTGAAGATATCCGCAAAGGGAACAGAGATACTCATAAGAGGAGAAGAAGACAGAGTCCGTGCAGTATACGATTTTCTAAAGGACATAATAAAAGAGCTAAGAACGTCCACCTTAACGCCTCAGGAGGTAAAAGAGAGAGCAAGAAATTACGTTAGGCTAAAGCTTGAAAGGGAAGAGACTCCAAGAGAAGAGATAATACTCATAACCCATAGGAAAAAGGCCATACTGCCAAAGACTCATACTCAAAACATATATGTGGACGCCATAAGGAACAACGATATAGTCTTTGGAATTGGTCCAGCAGGGACAGGCAAGACCTACCTTGCTATGGCAATGGCACTGGCACATCTAAAAGCAAACAAGGTTAATAAGATAATACTCACCAGACCTGCGGTAGAAGCTGGAGAAAAACTGGGCTTTTTGCCTGGTGGTATAGCGGAAAAGGTAGACCCATACCTTAGACCCCTTTATGATGCCCTTTACGACATGGTAGACTATGATAAGGCAAGTTACATGCTTGAAAGAAACATAATAGAGATAGCACCTCTTGCCTTTATGAGAGGAAGGACTCTCAACGATGCCTTTATAATCTTGGACGAAGCACAGAACTCTACAAAAGAGCAGATGAAAATGTTTCTCACTCGTATAGGTTTTGGCTCAAAAGTAGTTATAACAGGTGATATAACACAGATAGACCTTCCTAAGAGAGAGCAATCGGGTTTAGTAGAAGCCATAAAGGTTTTGCAAGGTATAGAAGGTATTAGCTTTGTGTGGTTTAAGGACGAGGACGTGGTCAGGCATCCTATAGTTGCGAGGATAATAAAAGCCTATGAAGAGTTTGAAAGAGCAAAGGAAGAACAGGGTTTTAGCAAGGAAGGAGAAGGGAAAGGTAAGGATTAG
- a CDS encoding DsrE family protein, with product MKAILGLLLIFSLVFAQPHGKVVQTPYVKPFKVVYELFLDHPEKIRPALGWISNVIFVLTNPPYDFSPDDIHIVVVSHGRELPVFAMKNKEQYADIVERLESLSMYGVEFKVCKMAAEQIYGLSEKDFYPFVELVPSAITEIIHWQLQGYALMIPQVFEIRR from the coding sequence ATGAAAGCAATATTAGGATTACTTCTAATCTTTAGCTTGGTTTTTGCTCAGCCCCATGGCAAGGTAGTGCAAACGCCATATGTAAAACCCTTCAAAGTGGTTTACGAGCTATTTCTTGACCATCCAGAGAAGATAAGACCAGCTCTTGGATGGATATCCAATGTTATCTTTGTCCTTACAAACCCTCCCTATGATTTCAGCCCAGATGATATACACATAGTGGTGGTTTCTCATGGCAGAGAGCTTCCTGTTTTTGCCATGAAAAACAAAGAGCAGTATGCGGATATAGTGGAGAGGCTTGAAAGCCTTAGCATGTATGGAGTAGAGTTTAAGGTGTGCAAAATGGCGGCGGAGCAAATATACGGACTTTCAGAAAAGGACTTTTATCCCTTTGTTGAGCTCGTCCCTTCCGCTATAACAGAGATAATCCACTGGCAACTTCAAGGCTACGCCCTAATGATACCTCAAGTTTTTGAAATAAGAAGATAA
- the fabD gene encoding ACP S-malonyltransferase, which yields MGKLAYVFPGQGSQYVGMGYDFYREFSESADVFHSAETALRYNLTDIIFKGPEEELNRTVNTQPAILTTSLAIYAAMKARGFPEPDFVAGHSLGEYTALAVAGGVELFEAVRLANLRGKYMQEAVPEGLGAMYAVLKLPPEKVEEACRLAQEHGVVEPANYNSPEQTVISGEKTAVEKAGEIAKQMGGKVIPLKVSVPSHCSLMKPAADAFRLKLAQTPIKNINIPIVQNYTAKAHTMAPEIRENLYRQIFSSVKWFQSVLYMVEQGVDTFVEIGPKNVLSKLIQQTVRNVRVFNVEKMEDLEKVLKAI from the coding sequence ATGGGAAAGTTAGCTTATGTTTTTCCGGGACAAGGTTCTCAATATGTGGGTATGGGGTATGACTTTTATAGGGAGTTTTCTGAGTCTGCGGATGTCTTTCATAGTGCGGAGACCGCCCTCAGATACAACCTCACAGATATCATCTTTAAAGGTCCCGAGGAGGAACTAAACAGAACCGTAAACACCCAACCTGCCATACTTACCACAAGTCTTGCCATATACGCAGCTATGAAGGCAAGGGGTTTTCCAGAGCCAGACTTTGTGGCTGGACACTCGCTTGGAGAATATACCGCACTTGCGGTAGCGGGTGGTGTGGAGCTTTTTGAGGCGGTCAGGCTTGCAAACCTTAGAGGCAAATACATGCAGGAAGCAGTGCCAGAAGGATTGGGTGCCATGTATGCGGTTTTAAAATTGCCACCCGAGAAGGTAGAAGAAGCCTGCAGGCTCGCACAAGAACACGGTGTGGTAGAACCCGCCAACTACAACTCTCCAGAGCAAACAGTGATATCTGGAGAAAAGACTGCGGTGGAAAAGGCGGGTGAAATTGCCAAACAGATGGGTGGTAAGGTAATACCTCTAAAGGTTTCTGTGCCTTCACATTGCTCTTTGATGAAGCCTGCAGCGGACGCCTTTAGGCTTAAGCTCGCTCAAACTCCTATAAAGAACATAAACATACCAATAGTCCAAAACTACACTGCAAAAGCCCACACAATGGCACCTGAAATAAGAGAAAACCTATACAGGCAGATATTCTCTTCAGTGAAGTGGTTTCAAAGTGTGCTTTATATGGTAGAACAGGGGGTAGACACCTTCGTGGAAATAGGTCCTAAGAATGTTCTGTCTAAACTTATTCAACAGACGGTGCGGAATGTAAGGGTTTTTAACGTAGAAAAGATGGAGGATTTAGAGAAGGTTTTGAAGGCTATATGA
- the ybeY gene encoding rRNA maturation RNase YbeY has product MKSLKEQRKNRVLARKEKGKVRIRWVRDIVGKLLDIQGLEGIELSIYLTDDETIRLLNKNFRGKDKATDVLSFIYKEQVGGYKLLGEIVISIDTAKRQAKELGHSLEEEIKRLLVHGFVHLLGYDHELGEEEEKHFMELEKRLIESLSNYL; this is encoded by the coding sequence ATGAAGAGTTTGAAAGAGCAAAGGAAGAACAGGGTTTTAGCAAGGAAGGAGAAGGGAAAGGTAAGGATTAGATGGGTTAGAGATATAGTTGGCAAGCTGTTAGATATTCAAGGCTTAGAAGGTATAGAGTTAAGCATATACCTAACAGACGATGAGACTATAAGGCTTCTAAACAAAAACTTTAGAGGCAAGGACAAGGCTACGGATGTCCTTTCTTTTATATACAAGGAGCAGGTAGGCGGATACAAACTCCTTGGCGAGATAGTTATATCTATAGACACTGCTAAAAGGCAAGCAAAAGAGTTAGGGCACAGCCTTGAAGAAGAGATAAAAAGGCTTTTGGTGCACGGCTTTGTGCATCTGTTGGGCTATGACCATGAGCTTGGAGAAGAGGAAGAGAAGCATTTTATGGAATTGGAAAAAAGGCTTATAGAAAGTCTTTCAAACTATTTATAA